aaatttgaaaaatgaaagataTAGTGGATTTAAGTTCGATTAAGGTGCGAGTTCgatgacttaaaattaattttgtttgtttttcgacTTAAAATCATTCTAAGAAGGTTATGAAGTATGACAgacttttgtgaaattttctcagcaacattttaaaaccaattttATTCCATTATGGCCCATTAAATTATCCGATAGCCTTTGAAAACCcctaaaaattgccaaaaaacgTACTTTCTGAACCATAAGAGCTCGAAAGTTTTACCAAATCATAGATTTTGATCATAGAACaagataaaataacttttagacacaaaaaaaaatttttgtgacaaaaaaaaaattcttaaataaagttGTAGTTAAAGCGATAGCGAAATCTTTATAGAGCGAAATAGCAATGAATATGTTTTTTGAGCTTTACCCAACTCAATATTTCTGCTACAAGGAgtcatcagaaaaattttcattttattcgtGTTAATGTCTACTTTATTTGAAGGACTAACAGGATTTAATGGAGGATTTATTTAgttctaataaattaaatgcacaactgcattttttgacaaattcgaaTTAAGAATGAGGAAATATGATTTAAGATGAGAATGAAGAAATAGTTCAAAAGCCATTTTTACAGCTCAAAAACATATCactcattttcgaaaaaaaaagacaattttttcttcgtgatgTAGTTTCCTCAAAATAAGATGCGAGGaaatccaaaacattttttttactcaatttacaagatacaactaaaaaaatttcaaactttaaaagtaaaatttgcaaattcaaTTCCGAATGTCGAGCATCTTTAAAGTTGTTTCACTCAAAAACCAGTGTGTTTCGGGCTAAACTGCTTAattttagccaaaaaaaatcataaaaaacggttcaaagaaaagtgaaaattctaaggggttttaccttaaaaaaaaataacgtatTTTAGAGATAAAAATCCTAATATACCTATATATATATTGAAAGGTACTTTattgaaggaaatttattgaaggtACTTCATAAAAGTCCTCACATGTGTGAGTAAAACACGTTCAAATCTGTTCATGatacattttcgaactcctcataATATTTGAGTATTTCATTGCATAGTCATTGGCGACATTTAACCAGAGTAAACTATTTAAACTTTGACCGTTGATTCTTTATGAATGTATGTATGTATTCTGAGTACTTTGGAAAACGTTTTCTCTTCTGTAGACTAATGCGgatatgttttatattttaaaaaatctttataaaaactcattaatacaagtaaattttaaaataatagccTACCTACATGGATGTGAAGACATGCGCAACAAAATGCTAAGTATTTTTGGGAACTGAATAACAATCCCCTTTACCCGAATTATTGTTTTAGcacaaaatctttcaaaaaataattgataaaaggAGCTCCAGTATTCTTTATACCTCAAATGGTAATGTCATATATGaatgttttacattttcacatttgtataaattttatgaatttaagaaAGAAGCCCCTTTTATCGAAATCAACTCACATATaaacaatttcaaatattttaactttatatttCAATATGTACGTATGTAGGGAGAACttgtacttaaaaaaatagagaattcATAAATAAGTTTATTAGATAGTGTCGATATTTCAGAGCTTGAgtagttttttcttttaaatgtttcaaGATGAAagttattatatatttttttttattttcatctctaatattttgaacaaatatacAAGTTTTTTAGATAGACATAACAATATAGAATTTCTCTCCGTATAGAACGGACcgttactttatttttgaacctGATTGAACATAACgtgatttttcttgtttgagcTCAGTGGTCTGGTCTAATATATTTTCCTAAATATACCATATCTAAGGAGATGTGTGTATCAAAGTACAAAAGATAAACTTGCACCCAAAAGGATAATTTTAGTGGGAGGGTTGAATAAGTCTAAATGTTCAATATCATCGTACACATTCGGAAAATTTCCACCCTTATGTATATGAAAACGCAAAATGGGACATAAATATGTCTTCTCGACATATAAGCCAGCATCACATCAATACCACCACTACCACCTCACAAGAAGAATTTGAATCTATCGCGATTAGGTAACGATTGGTAGAGTGAAAAATCGCAAAGTGAAAACATGAATAATAAAGAATACATAAACGAAAATACACACATATCGTGACAAAGTATATAaggtaaaatatatttgtgtATTTATAAGGCTTGAAATTATACACATGTGATATGCGCAAATATATGTGGGAGAGCAAACAAGGGGGTGAGCGAAAACATACCATATTGCtattttccaaaatatgtAATATATGGAAAATTTGACAACTAATCCTTTTATTGTGAaaccattttgaattttgtagcTTGGTGATTCTTTGGAGATTCTTATCAGCTACGAGTTACAGCTTTCAATATTTCAAGCTCATTTTCAGGCTTCAATCACTTGAGATCTTTGTGAGCAAAAATCGGTAATTATTtctgatattttataaattaaatatattacaccaattgataaaaaaccaaatcaataaaaaattacataaatacTAAGTGTAGTACTAATaatcttaataaaatgaaattatcatttttttattttagtcgaaaaaccttaaaatatGTCAAACTAGATTAATTCACAAGATGTATCATCACATCAATGGTGAAAATGCAGaactttccaattttttcttcaaatatgaaatttctctcttttgtTAGTCCCGAAAATCTCCGGGAATAAGGCTTTTCTACTTGTTACGTCACCATTCTTAGGTTCACATTTAGATTTGAGGGTTGTCATAAGAAATAAGCGATTCtgaatagaaatattttagttaataaaaaaatgtgacctATTTAAATGTTACGGATTTAAGAGACCGCTTATAGTTGGTTATCTAATCTAATATTTTCCTTCCTATTGCCTCAAGATCCttcattttaaatacctaataagATATcgcttattattttatgtttattgatAAAAGTTATCTTTCAAGTGTATGACGGAAGCAATAATATAAATTCGCAAAAGCCAAAACATTGAAGGACCTTTTTTCTTTGTCCTTTTCTGTTTCTCATGTGTAAAATTCacgcattatttattttcatgccTCTCTAGGTATACAAATCAATGCATTTATTGATCTACGCGCATTCACCAACTTCATCAATATAAAGCAGCTAAGACATTTTAACCTGCGTTGTAAACATTCGTTTTAAAACACAGGTAGAAATTCTTAGGTttgattataataataatagacttTCTGATAATAGAAGATGTtagtgttaaataaaaaactagggatgatattttttgtgttcgtgGGTAAGCATTCGGGACACAGCGACCCAGGATAgggttacaaaaaaaattatttcaatgcaactttgcataaattttatttaacaatagaaaataaattacgaaCCAACAAAAAAGATTCACATACGGATATGCAAGTAACCCTTTTTgacatgcaaaaattattgcataacaccaatattaaattatgcaaaaaaattctcatggtAGGTTACTTTGACATCTGgctttttttcgttacatGTTAAATATCGATCAAGATATTACTGAATCTTTCTTATATATTTTGAATGTGGATAGAATCAAACGATATACCCTATAAGTTaaacttgaataaaattagatCAACTTTCGTTAAGAtcttctgattttttatttaaaaagttttaagttttttcttttcagaatttcaataaactttTGATATGGATATAAtagattttcaaataatttctattataattttaaagctttaaatttcCATTATGTATGGCACATTTTGAAGGAACATATCTGAGGAACTTTCGaacatttattataatatttaatttttgataaatttgagtttatttcaattttgcatttctcttagatcaaaagttttaaaaatatttaactaacaATTAGTGTCACCAAATATCAGCATAATAATTTTGCTGATAGATAGTGATAAAATTGCTGATAGATTAAGAAGAGacttatttagtaaaaaaattatcagtgaTTTCTATGGTTAATTGATATATTCATAGGCACCGAGGAATGGGTCTAAACTTTCTACGTGTCATCTTCCTTATCTACCTCTTAAAGTTAACTCAGCGCTCAAAATACTTAGATTAGAGgtttgttcttcttcttccaaaACACTTTATTCAATATAATGAAactaaaattacattaaattattccTAGTTAGGAACCGCTGCTGCTGGTTCACCAGGGTTTGTATGTATTCCACGGAGTCTTCTTCTGTATTGTGCGCGATTTTCTATTTCTTCGTCTGTGATGCCGTGATCTCTTTGCTGCTTTTCCAATTGACGTTGCCAACTACTTTGCGGTCTTCCTCTTCTTCTCGTGGGAT
The sequence above is drawn from the Culicoides brevitarsis isolate CSIRO-B50_1 chromosome 1, AGI_CSIRO_Cbre_v1, whole genome shotgun sequence genome and encodes:
- the LOC134837466 gene encoding uncharacterized protein LOC134837466, whose amino-acid sequence is MSAGVTLKDKIKSERVRASVKVESAIEENMKEKQLRWYGHVKRRDPDHIIQQAMNFDLNPTRRRGRPQSSWQRQLEKQQRDHGITDEEIENRAQYRRRLRGIHTNPGEPAAAVPN